A single Lolium perenne isolate Kyuss_39 chromosome 6, Kyuss_2.0, whole genome shotgun sequence DNA region contains:
- the LOC139832743 gene encoding uncharacterized protein, translated as MAPSSLPQLSSSALRSILEKDKLNGTNFTNWYRNLRIVLKQEKRDHVLDNPLPDEPVENATTAVQNAYRRTKDESTEISCLMLAHMEPDLQQQFEKVEAYDMIESLKSMFQAHAKTERYQVSQALLSCKLKDGDPLSPHVIKMVGYVQSLDRLGYPISEEFVTDIILNSLGQFISNYHMHGMDKKLTELHGMLKQAEADLKKGASQVLKVPNKPKFKKSSCTKKKKTKSGGNAPDPTPSSSSGTKSTPSAGSTCFYCKVDGH; from the coding sequence ATGGCACCTAGCAGTCTTCCTCAGTTATCCAGTTCTGCGTTGAGGTCGATCCTAGAGAAAGATAAACTTAATGGAACTAACTTCACCAACTGGTACCGTAATCTGAGAATTGTTCTCAAGCAAGAAAAGAGGGACCATGTTCTTGACAACCCACTTCCAGATGAACCGGTAGAGAATGCAACCACTGCTGTCCAGAATGCCTACCGTAGGACTAAGGATGAGTCCACGGAAATTAGCTGTCTTATGCTTGCTCACATGGAACCGGACTTGCAGCAGCAGTTCGAGAAGGTTGAGGCATACGATATGATCGAAAGCCTCAAAAGTATGTTCCAAGCTCATGCAAAGACCGAGAGGTACCAAGTCTCTCAAGCTTTGCTGAGCTGTAAGCTTAAGGATGGTGATCCACTGAGTCCGCATGTGATCAAGATGGTTGGTTACGTGCAGTCTCTGGATAGGCTGGGCTACCCCATTAGCGAAGAGTTCGTTACAGATATAATTCTGAACTCTCTTGGTCAGTTCATTTCGAACTACCACATGCATGGTATGGATAAGAAGCTCACTGAATTACATGGGATGCTGAAGCAAGCAGAGGCTGATCTCAAGAAGGGCGCTAGTCAAGTGTTGAAGGTGCCGAATAAGCCTAAGTTCAAGAAGAGTTCTTGCACTAAAAAGAAGAAGACCAAGTCAGGAGGGAACGCTCCGGACCCAACTCCGAGCTCTTCCTCAGGGACTAAGTCAACTCCTTCGGCTGGATCCACTTGCTTCTATTGCAAGGTGGATGGTCACTAG